CGGCGCGGACGGGCGAGCCGCCCTCGGCGCCCAGCACGCGCGCGGCGTAGCCGTTGGCCGGGTCGCCGCCCGCGGCGCGGATGCGCGCCACCGTGCCCAGCCCGCGGTTGTACGCGTGCAGCGCCTCCTCGCGGTCGCCGCCGTACAGCCGCAGCAGCGTGCGCATGTAGCGGAAGCCGAGGCGCAGGTTGACGTCGCGGTCCAGCAGCTCGTCGCGGGTCACGCCCGGCCGCAGCCCCTCGGCCGTCCCCGGCATGAGCTGCGTGAGGCCCAGCGCGCCCACGGGGC
The Longimicrobiaceae bacterium DNA segment above includes these coding regions:
- a CDS encoding lytic transglycosylase domain-containing protein, with product MEHAVAVQRAERAREREAAGYALRYGITREMAGAVLAAAREERLDPELAFRLVRVESSFNPRAVSPVGALGLTQLMPGTAEGLRPGVTRDELLDRDVNLRLGFRYMRTLLRLYGGDREEALHAYNRGLGTVARIRAAGGDPANGYAARVLGAEGGSPVRA